The nucleotide sequence TAAATGAATAAATAATATTCCTGCAGGTAAGAACCAAAGCTTCGATTTGATAGCTCCGGGAAATGCAATAACAAAGCAGGCAAATAGCCCGAAAAACTCCATGCCATTACAACTGCTTCCAATATATAATACCTTATGGCTGTTTAACGATAAGAACCGATTGGCATATTCAACCTCATGGCCAGAAAGTGAAAACAGAAAACCGCTGGTAAGGCCAAGGATTTCACATAGACCTGCTGATATTGCACTACTTATAAACCAGGTTCTATACAAAAACTCCCATACTAGGTAAAGAGCAACAACGGATCCAAGAAAAACTAGAGCTCTGTTCTCTTTAAAGCTTAGATATTGGTTTCTTATAACAGATAGCATAACATATTAAGGTTCAGGGAGTGTTTATAAAGTTATATATTATTTTTTAGAAAAATGATCTAAAGCATAAAATAAATGTACGCAAGTCATTTTTTTTATTTTTTCCGTGGTTTATCTTTGTAATACTTTGAGAAGAACAGTCTCCATATTGCTCCTATTAACGCTTTTGCTGAACTTGGTCAGCAAGCTAACCATCTTGGTCAACTATCAGATTAAGCAGGAAGCAATCGCATCAAACTTCTGTGAAAATATTTCTGTAGAGGTTTTTGATTGCAACGGTCGCTGCTATTTGTCAAAGTCATTGAAGAAAACCGAAAGCCATTCTAGTGAAAGCTTGCCTGAGGTACTTAAAGAAATTAAAGAAGTAATTTCTTATGACGAAACTTCCTATCCTTTTGACTCCAGGAGCAATAAAGATGCACTAGAAAACTACTCCTCATGGTTTTCCCACTATAAGTACTTGTTTGCCTCTTCGTGTTTTCACCCGCCACAAGTCTAAAATAGTTGCTCTTTTAAACTATTTAAGGAAATCTAAAGCATTTTAGTATGCGCAAAATAATCTTAGGGTTATTAATGGTTCTGCTATTCTCAGAATCATTGATAGCACAATGCGATATGTGCGGCGGTGCAGGCGGGGGAAGCTATTTTGGAATATTACCTCAGTTCAGAAAGAATTTTGTTGGCCTTAGGTATCAAAACAGTTCATTTTCTACCCAGCATTTACCGCCCTTGCTGAGCAATGAACCTCCTACATTTAGTCAGGAGACATTTAACTCTATAGAACTTTGGGGGCGGTTTTACCCACACCCAAGGGTTCAGGTGTTTGCCTTTCTGCCATACCATGTAATGTCGCAACGGCTACCTGCTGGACAAGCCCATCGTCAGGGGCTTGGCGATGCAATGGTCTTGGCTAACTATGTATTGTTTGACACAGGAGATAGTTCCAAGACTGATTGGAAGCAAACGGTTCTTGTTGGTGGAGGGGTTAAACTTCCAACAGGATCTTGGCACCGTGAAGCGCAGTCTAACGATGCTATGTTAACACCTAACCTTCGTCCAGGAAGCGGAAGCACAGATTTTTTGGCCAACATGATCTATACCATCAGGTACAAACAAGCAGGTGTTAATATGGATATGGTCTATAGGTATAACACATCCAACCCTGACCGGTATAAGTTTGGCAATAGGCTTACAACAAGTGCCAGGTTTTTTAAGTGGTTTGAGACCTGCGACATTTCTTTGTTGCCTCATGCTGGTATGACCTATGATTATGCAGCAATGGACCATACAGGTGTATACACTAATCCGATTAGTGGCGGTCAATTGCTTTCTGCTACACTTGGCCTAGATTTATATTTCCAAAGGTGGTCTGGGGGCATTTCTTATACGAAACCTCTGGCTCAGAACCTTGCTGGTGGTAAAATTACTGCCGATGCAAGTATTAATACACACTTAATATTTATGTTTTAGTCCTATTAACTTTCAATACAATGAAAAATTTAGTTAAATCCTTAGTTTTAGTTTCTGTGTTATCCGTTTTCGCATCTTGTAACAAGGAAGACAAGAATGAACACAAGCCAGAAATCAGTATTACTTCACCTGAAGAAGGTAAAATGTACCATGGTGAAAAAGTGCATATTAAGGCAAAGCTTACCCATAAATCTGATGATATTCATGAGTATGCGGTGGAACTAAAAAAAGTCGATAGTGACGAGGTGGTGCTTAAAATTAATAAGCATATCCATGCACAGCCTGTTATTATTGATACTTTCTGGGTCAATACCAACCAAGGCCACACGGATCTAAAATTGACCGTTTCTGGTTCTGACCACTCACATAATATCACTACTAAAACTGTTAATTTTTCTTCCCATATAGAGTAATTGACGCTATAAAGGTTAGGTTTTCTGTTTGCTAACCTTTTGCTACTTTCCCAAAGAGGCATAATGGCATCTGCTATGTATGCCTTTTTTAGCTTATGAGGATTAGGGTGCTTCCTTAAGTTTGAAATATCCAATAGAGCTTTTTATTACATAGCAAAACTTCTTCAAATCAGCCTCTTTGTTCACAGTTACTTTTGTTTTGCCCTCATGTTTAAACCTATTGCATATTCAGGTTAAAATTATCTTTGGCATTGCGTCGTTAT is from Cytophagaceae bacterium ABcell3 and encodes:
- a CDS encoding archaeosortase/exosortase family protein, translating into MLSVIRNQYLSFKENRALVFLGSVVALYLVWEFLYRTWFISSAISAGLCEILGLTSGFLFSLSGHEVEYANRFLSLNSHKVLYIGSSCNGMEFFGLFACFVIAFPGAIKSKLWFLPAGILFIHLINVIRVQFLVINYYFFESSFDFNHKYTFNFVVYGCTLLIWLWWARKQIQSHAA